The DNA window TCTTCCATCGCGACGGCGTAGTTCTGCACCTTTGCCAGTTCAAGGCCGGTGAGTTCGCGGCCAAGCCCGCCCTGGTTGGCGGCGCTGAAGTCGAGGACCTTTCGTTCGAGCTGGTAACGGACGCGGTCGGCCTCGTTGCTCGACACCGCCTTGAACAGTTCGTTGATCGCGACCTTGGGCGAACCGAAGGCGTAGTTGGGCTGCTGGGGCCCGCGGGCGGAGAAGCCTTTCTCGATGCCGAAGATGTTGCCGCGGGCGTTGCCGCCGTCGATCGGGAAGCAGGCCAGCTCGATGTGCTCGAGCGGGGATGGAAACATCCTGGCGAGTTCGAAGTCGACCGTCGCCCACTTGATGGAGCTCAGGCGTTCGTTGGCGGCGTAGACGCCGAGGCTCGACTGCCATGTGTGGTGGCCGGTGGTGCACATCTTCCCCGACAACCCCTGGAGGATTGTCATGTGTTCCTTGTGAGCGTTGAGCGCACTCATCCAGGAAGGCAGCTCGTGCCGGGCGAGGTCTACGGTGAACGACTCTTTCCGGTTCTCCTTCGCGAGGTCCTCTTTGCTCAGGCTCGGCGGAACCATCACGCTGGGAAACAGCCCGTTCCCCTTGTGCATGAAGATGAACCGCATCGGCGGCTGGCCGATCGCCGGGGCGGCCATCGCCTGCGAGATAGACGCCGGCAGCATTGCGGCACCGGTCCCGGCGATGGTTGATTTGAGGAAGTCTCTTCGGGTCGTCATGTTCGTATCCTTCGTTGACCGGCGTTGGGCGTTCGGGCGAACCACAGCATGCATCGGATGGCTTACTTGCGATACATAAATGAGTCAGACGTCAGCAGCGAGACGATCACGGCGTTAAAGCTGCCGCCGCTTTCGACGTACGCCTTGTCGGCATCAATGAGCGTCTGCGAGTCGGACAGCATCTCGTTGCGACCCAAATAGAAGCGGAAGGCGTGGCGGATGATGGACTGACGAACGCGGGCTGATTTCGAGAGCCGGTCGATCATCTCGAGGGCGTCGGTCACCGGGCCGTCCAGCTTCGGATCGCCGGTGCCGCGGAGGTAGCCGCTGGTCTCTACCGCTTTGGTCTTGTAGGTATCGGCGCCGTACTTGTCTTTGGATTTGGCGACGAGGTTTTCCGGGTTCTCCAACGGTTCGGCTTTGCGATAGCGACCGAAATCGTCGTAGTACTCGAAGGGGTAACCCAATGGGTTCATGTGCTGGTGGCACTTCCAGCACGCGGTTTGTGCCTCGCCGGTCACGGATTCGACGCGCTGGCGAAAGGTCTTGTGTGGGTCTTCCGGTACCTTGGCATCCACGGTGATGGGTACATCAGGCACGCGGCCGGCGAGCAGCTTCTCCTGGATCCAGCGGCCACGCCGGATGGGGTCGGTGTGGAAGTTGGACGAGTGGGCGATCAGCCAGGCGGGATGGGTGAGAATGCCCTTGCGATTGGCGATCTGGAACGGCTGAACAACGGGGTAGTTCAGATCGTCGTCCTCGCCATACTGCCCGTTGACACCAGGCGTCGCCGGCAAGCTGTACGATTGCGAGTAACGGAACTGATTGCCGTGAGCCCAGGGGAAGGTGGTAAACGGCGTATTGCCCTTTCCGAGGGTGTACGACAGATGCTGCATCACCCGGGTGAGCGTATTGGAATGGGCACCGCGACCGGTCGGCGCGAAATCGACCCGGTTCTTCTTCAGCAGGTCCGCGTATTGGGCGGCGACCTTATCCGGGTTTTTACGCCAGTCGGTGTCTTTCAGGGTGTCGTAGAGTTCCTTCCAATCCGCGACGATCTTGAGCCCCTTCTCGTTATCGACATTGTGGTACATGAAGTACCGGTCGGTCGTGAGCAGGTTCTCGAAGACGTTGCGGTCCTGCTCCACGTGCAGGGCAACGATCCGGTCGGCCTCGCTGATCAGGCGGCCCGGCGTCGCACTGCTGCCGCGCCCCGGATTGTCGTAGTAGCCACCGCTGCGATTCTTGTCCTTGAAGACTTTGACGGCGTTGGGATACCCGAAGAACTCGCGGAAGAACCGCACGATCTTGGGGTGCGAGACAAAGTCAGAGTCGTTGATGCCGTAATCGATCCGTCCCTTGTAGTAGGTCTTGTCGGCCAGCAGGCGGAGGACTTCGCGCTTGTAGTCGTCTTTCGTACCCAGACGGCCTTCGGCGGCTGCCTTAACCAGGACGGCGTCGGGGCCGCGATCGCCGAGGGCATAGGAGATCGCGAAACCGGCCTCGCGGGGGGACAGCATCCGTCGGCCGGCCGCATCAGTCGGGCCGGCTCCGAACTCCATGCGGTACAGAAACTCCGACTCCAGCAGTACCGCCACGAGCATCTGGCGCAGGCCTTCGGTGTTGCCCGCGAGGTCAATCGCCGAACGGGTCAACGCCAGGTACTTCGCCACTTCCGTGTCGGTGGCCGGCCGCTGCAGCGTGCGGCTGAACTGAGTTTGAATCGCGGTGACCAGCGCGTCATCAGTGGGCTTGGCGGGATTCAGGATGATCGTTTCAAAGGCCGCCGGCGTAGAAGGGGCAAACCGATCGGCGCGGTTCTCGAAGAAGTCCGCCTTGAAATCCCCCTTCTTGACGCGGGCCGCGCGGATCTGCTTATGCGAGATCCACTGCGCGTTGTTCAGCATGACGAGCAGGTGCCCGCCATCGAGCGGCGTGATGGCGTAGTCGCGAATGCCCGAGCGGTCGGGAAGGATAAATGGGTTCGTTACACCATAGAACGACGCGCCGTTCAGGGAGTAGGTGTCGCGCTCTCGCCCGGTGAGGCCGAAGACGTCGATGACCCGTTCCTTGAAGATCATCGGACTGACGAGCCAGCGCCGGACGGGCGTATAGGGCTTCTCCTGGATCGAACCGCCGAATAGCCTGTCGTGATCGACGGCATTTCCGTAGTCGGGGTAACGAAGCTTGTCTTCGATCAGCGGCGCATTTGATCGGATTAACTCGCCCCGCACCCAATCGGCGAGCAGTTTGCGCTCCGCGGGACTCGGCTGCTTCTGGTCATCCGGCGGCATCTCGGCGAAGTGGATCTGCTCCTGAACCTTGTTCATCAGGTCCAGTCGGACTTTCGAATCCAGTGCAGAAAGCGTATCGAGCCGCACCTGGCCCTTGCTCTTACTCTGGCCGTGGCAGTCCACGCAGTAGGTGCGCAGCACTTCCTGTACCGGCTGAGGTACTGCCCCCTCAGCCGGTGTGGCGGCCTGGTCGGCGCCGCGGACGCTGCCCGAAAGCACCAGCGTCACGAGCAGGGTCAAGCACATTTGTCTGGCCATCGCTCTATTCCTTCAGCAGTTTGACCATCGCATGGCCCATGGCTTCGCCGACGTCCATATAGGTTTCGGCGTTTCCGTTGTAGTGGCTGTTGCCGCTGCCGCCCTTGGAAAGGGGATTGGCGTACACAGTGGCAACATTGCCTTTAAACTCCGGATACTTGCCGGCGTTGCCGTCTACCGCGAGTTGGGCCTCGAGCACCTTGCCGCCGTTACCGCCGCTTCCCTTCGTGGCTTCTCCAAGGGTCGCCAGCACAAACTTCGCCTTAGGGGCATCGAAGTCTTTGCGGAGCTGCTTGATAAACCGGACGAGATTCTGCTCGTACCGGCTTGAAAGTGCGGCGCTTCCGCCATCCCTTTCGCCCTGCCAGAAGAAGAACCCCGCGACTTCGTACTTCGTCGCCCCGGGGTAGTACTTGTCGAGCTCCGCCAGGACCTTCTTCGCATTCGCGGTATCATCGTCGTATTGCTTGCCCGCGTACCACGCAATCGGCTTGGGCTCGCTGCCCTTTAACCAGGAATCGGGGGATTGCTTGTAGCCGGCGTAGATCTTGCCTTCGAACTCGAACTGCTCGCTTCCCGGCGGCAGCAGATCCCAGCCCAGAGCACGGTTGCCGATGCAGCTCTTGAGGATCATCACAGGCGCCTCGATGGCGTTGCCGACGGGGTGTCCGATCCCATACTCCGGCCCCATCGTCTTGCCTTTGACGGCCATCCATTCATTGTTGAACAGCTGCATCCCGCCGCCTTTGCCGACCATCACGCGCACGTTGCGGACGTCCTTGCGCTCGGTCCATTGGCCGGCGTCATCGATAAGGTGCGGGTACTTGTTCTTGGTCTTGACCGCATTTTCAAGCGAGCCTTCGCCGCCGGTCACCTTCCCCAGGCCAACCATGTTCGACTGTCCCATGAGGATGAAGACCTGAACCGGCTTAGTCATGTCCGCCGGCTTTCCGTCGGGCCGCGGGAGTGGCTGCTTGGCATCGGTGTCTGCCGCGGCCCGTGCCGCAGAAGCACCGGCAAGAAACGCTATCGCGAGCGCGACAAACGGCAGCGTGGCGGAAACGAACGCCTTGGGGCTGTGATTGATCCTGATCTGCTTGCTTTGCATGGTTGTGTCTCTCCGCTGGGGTGACGTTCTGTATGACCTACTAAACGACGTTCTGTATGACCTACTAAACAACGCGTCTTGACTTCAAACTGTTTCCCGCAACCGACGCCCGCGCCGTCGGGCGAGCAGGCCAATACCGGCGACCGCAAGGGTTCCGATCGAGCCGGGTTCGGGGACGGCGGTGTAGCTGATGTTGATATTGCCGCCCGACTCAGTGATAGCAAAATCGCCGGTTTCGCCAACAAATCCGCTGGTATCCAGGCTGAATAGCGCGGCGTTGAAGTTCGACACGCCGCTGGTGGTCCTGGCGATTGTCCACGTGTAGTCGCTGGCGGGGTTGAAGTCGGCCGCTGCTCCAGGGGTGGTGTTGTTGAGTGTCTTGAGAAAGATAGTGAACTGCGGACCCGTCGAGGTGTCGATGTTCAGGGTGCCATTGATCTCGAGCAAGTCCCAACTGGTACCTTGGTTGGCTAACGTGTTGCCAGGCAATGCATCGTCTCCGTTGGCGTCCTTTATCTCCCAGACGTAGGAGCCGCCGCGGCTCCAAGTCTCGTTGGCCGTCGTGAGGGTGCCGACGCTATTGCCGGGGGAGATGGCACCGGCCAGGGTGAGCGGCCCGGCGATCGATCCAGAGCCGCCGATGGTGCCTGCGGCATCGACCTGCAACGCGCCGGTTCCGGTACCGCTTTCCAAGGTACTGGTGTTGTTCACGAGCAGGGTGCCGGCAGTGATGGTCGTGCCGCCGCTGTAGGTGTTCGCGTTGGTAAGGCTCCATGTGCCCAAGCCAGACTTAACTACTGCCGTGACGCCGCCCGCGCCGTCGCCGATCACTGCCGCCAGCGCGTTGGATCCGATGTTGCTGCCTTGTAAGGTCAAAGTTCTGGCTCCCGATCCTCCCAAGCCCAACGCACCGGTGTTGGTGAAGTTCATGATGTTCGTGGAGGAGACTGCTGAGGAATCAAGCGTAGCCGTGAGACCGCTCGCATTACCGATGGTGAAGAGACGGTTCGTGGTCGCCACGTTGGCCGCGTTATGCAGGAGCGTGCCACCGCCGAAGACCAACGTCGCCGCCGTGGCGTCGCCCTTGCCGATTCCGCTATTCGTCCCTGAGTCAGCCAAGGTCGTGACCTGCAAGGTGCCGCCATTGATCGTCGTGGCACCGGTAAAAGCGTTGGAGCCGGTCGTGATGTTCAAGGTTCCGAGGCCCAGTTTGGTCAGGGTGCCACCCGACGAGGCGTTACCCGTTCCCCAGTTCACCGTTTGGTTGTTGGTGTCGATGTTGAAAGCCTGGGTCGCTCCGGTGCTAAACCGGCTGGAGTAGTCGGTCGTATTACTGGCGCTGAATTGCAGGGTGCCGCCGCCGAATGCGATGATGCCCAACGATGCGACCGTACCGGTGCCGCCGAGCGGGCCGCCGGTGCCGCTTTGGACGATGCCGAGATTCAAAATGCCGGCATTAATGTTGGTTCCGCCGGTGTAGGTGTTATTGGCCGAGAGAACCCAGGTGCCGACGCCGGATTTCGTGAGGGTGGTTGCACCCGTGGTGTTGTTGGCGATGACTTTACCGAAAGTGTTCGCTCCGGTGTTGGTGCCGCCGAGGGTCAGAGTGCGGGTTTGAGCAGCGGTGCCGTAGGCGAGGGCTACCGCGCCGGTGTAGGAAAGCGTGCCGACGCCGGAGGATTCGATGGTCGCGCCGTCGCCTGCTGCTGTGCCATTGATCGTGAATGCGCGGTCGGTCGTGGCGTTTGCCGAGCCTACGTAGCGCAGCGTGGTGCCGTTGCTCATGAGCAAATTGGCTGCGGCAGTGGCTACGTTTCCAACGCTGCTACCGCCGGGGGTTCCGGCGTTGTTGATGACGCCGACTTCCAGAACGCCTGCAGAGATGGTGGCCGCACCGGTCTGGACGCCCGATCCGAGCAGTGCAAGAGTGCCTGCGCCTGCTTTGACGATACCGCCCGCGACCACGTTGGTCTGGTTGCCGCCCAAGGTCAGTTTGTTGGCGGACACGGTGATCGTGCGGGTGCCATTGATGGTGAAATTGCCGGTTCCATTGCTCAGGGAGTTGGTGCCCGTGAAGATGGTGTTGGCGGTGAAGTTGAATACATTGTTGGTGCTGAGGGTGACCGAGCCGGAAGTGCTGTCGATCGTGGCACCGCCGAGGTTTAGGGCTCCCGTCCCAATCGCGGAACTGGTGCCACCGGTGCCGCTGTTGTTGATGTTGAGAGTTCCAGAATTCATCGTTGTTCCACCACCGTAGGTGTTGGCACCACTTAGGGTAACAGCGGTCATTGTGGTGAACGTCAGGCCATAATTGTTACCACCATCACTAATGATGTTACCCAGATTGAGAGTAGGGCTTGTGACGCCGGTCACTGTCCGGGATCCGCCGCTCAAGAGCACAGTCCCATTGTTATTCCAAGTCATTGATGTCACACGACCATTCAGGCTAAAATTGCCACTCCAAATGTTCGCGTTGGTGGTGGTGAGGGTCTGCCCTGCGGAACCTGTAAAGGACGAGGAAAACGTGCCACCCGCAAGGGTCAGCGTGCCCGTGCCGATAGCTGAAGCGTTAGCCCCGACATACACCGTCCCGCCTAGAAGAGTGAAACCACCACTGTAATTGCCGCTCAACGGTTGCAAACTGATGGAGCCGGCCACCATTGTCAAGCTACCGGCGCCGGTGATCGCTGAAGCGAACTGGGTGCCTGCGGTGACAGTGAAATCGGCGTTATTGTTATTGAAGGCGAGGTTACCGCCTGCATTGACGGTGAGGGTGCTGGACGTGGAAAGAGTGCCGCTGGCTCCACCATTGCCGAGCTGTAGCCTGCCATCATTAATGATAGTGGGCCCGGTGTAGGTGTTGGCCGTGGTGAGACTCACTGTGCCGCTGCCGCTCTTAGTGAGGCCACCCGTGCCGCCGATGCCACCGCCGCTCACGGTGTAGTTTACCGCCGAGTTATTGAACGTGGTCGCGCTGGGCGAGACGCCTGCCGCCTGGATGACTACCGCGAGGCTGGCAGCGGCCACGTTGCCAGCGGTGACGGTGTTGGTGTCCTGGAAGGTGACGGCATTGCCGTTGGCGAAGCCGACCGGCGTGGTTCCCAAGACCCAGTTAGTGGAGGCACTGGTGTTCCAACTGGCATCAGTTGCGCCGTTGCCCAGTACTTGACCCGTCCAGGTCATTGTTGATGGGGCCGCAGCGACGGTGACCGACACCGCGTTGGCAGCGTTGTTCAAGGTCACCTGATAGTTGGTCCCGCCAAAGCCGGCGACTCCCGTGGTGAGGCCGGTGGCGAACTGGAAGGTACCACCGGTGGAAAGCCCGCCGGCTCCCGCCGCCGTGGTAATGAGGTTGCTGGTGCTGCCCACGGTCAGTGCGGCCAGAGGCGTGAGGTTGATGATGTTGGTGCCAGTGACCGAGGCGGTCGCGTTGGCATTGGTCAAAGCTAGCTTATCGGCGGTGGCGCCGCTCAACTCAAAGTTCAAGGTGGCATTGTTCAGGGTCAGCGCGGTGCCGGAGAAGGACGCCTGCTGCTGCAGGTTCGTGGTGCCTCCGGCTGTTCCATCCACCATGCTGAAGACCGTGCCGCTTCCATTCAGGTTCAGGGTGGCTCCCGCCGTGCCCGCGCCCGTGGTGCCGAGGCCCACGGTGCCGGCGCCGGGCGCGACCAAGAAAACGCTGCCCGAATTGCTCACGGTGATGGCGGTATTGTTCAGCGAGCCGGTGCTGGAGATGGCCAAGGTGCCAGCGGTAATGGAAGTGTCGCCTGTGTAGGTTTGCGCAGCGGTGAACGTCTGAGTGCCGACGCCGGTCTTAGTGAGCCCCATGCTACCATTCCCATTGCCGATGTCTGAAGCGTAGCTCGGCGTGGCACCCGTTCCCGGATTGAGCGTCAGGGTAGTCAGCGCGGTGTAGCCGCCAGCGGTCCTGAAACGGCTACTGAAGGTGTTGCTCCCGGTGATGCCGCCCAAAGTCAAGGTGGTCGTGGCGATTTGCAAGCCCGCGGATGCGCCGCCCGCCACGCTAGCCGTGCTGAAGGGGCTGTTTTGCAGGGCCGTGGCGCTGCTCAAGCTTAGAGTGCCCGCGGCGATGGTGGTTGCGCCGGTGAAGAGGCCGGAGCCGCCGAGCGTCCATGTGCCCGCGTCGTTCTTGTTCAGGCCGCCGGACGAAAGCTGCGGGAGGCCCTGATCGATCTGGGCGGCTCCCGTGCCGCGGAGGATCAACTGACCGGTGGTGGCGGGGCTGGCCGTGAACGCGCTCGTGAACCTGAGCAGGCCGCTGGTGTTGTTGGCCGTGATGGTTTGACTGGAGGTTCCGTTGAAAACGATGTTCATCACACGGTCGGTTATCTCACCGGAGCCGGTGTAGGTGACGTTGACTCCGGCCTGGGCCGTGCCGCTCCCCACGTCAATGGTGCCGTTGGCCACGGTAGTAGGTGCACCCAACGAGCTGCTGGCCGTGCCGCCCACCACGCTGTTGAAGGATGAGACGTTGACCGTGAAGCCGGTAGTACTTTGCGGAACAAAGGATGTCCTGCCGGTGTAAGTATTGGCACCGGAGAGCGTTAGACTGCCGCCGTAGGCCTTGTTGATCCCGCCCGAGCCACTGATGATGCCGCTGAGAGTTTGGTTGGAGGAGCTCCAAATCTGCAGGGTGCCATTATTGGTGATGTTTCCGCCGTAGCTCCCGCTGTTCAGTGTGGTGGCGGTATTGTTGCCAATCCGCAGGATGCCGCCGCTGATGGTAATTTCCCCGGGGTTGAAGGTGTTGGTGGTATGTGTCAGTGCCAAAAGCCCAACTCCAGCCTTGGTGAAGTTTGTGCCTGCACCTGAGAGCGTAGAACTGATGGACTGCAAAGTGCCCACGGCACTGTTGACCGTGATGGTTTCCACCGCCGTCAAATTGATCGTGCCGCCACTAACGATGATGGCACCAGCCCCGGCGCCGAAGGTGATATCGCCGGATTGCACCGTGCCGCTGACGGTGACGGTGCCCGCCAAGAGGCTGTTCGCCGTTGCGGTGCCGAAGTTGAGGGAATCCGTGGCATTGTCGGTACTGGCGGTGGTGATGGTGCCGGTGGGAGCGGTCAAGCCGCTGGCGTCCGTGCTCCATCCCTGCGTGCCGCTGCCGACTGTCCCGGCTGACGACCAAGTGCCCGCCGCCGTGCCGAAGAGTGAGGTGCCACCATTGTTGTCCCAGTAATAAGTGGTTGCCTGCGCGGAAGACGCAGCGAACTGCGTCAGCGCAACCGCCGCCAACGAGTGAGCGGCGGCGATGGCAAAGGCCTGCCTTCGGAAGCCGACCCGCCGCGTTTTGTCCGGTGACGACCCACCTGTCGCGCCCGATGCATGATGGACCGATTCGAAGTCGTTGAGGCCGAAACTCTTCTTGCCGCTCTTGATCCGACGCTGTATACGCATGGGTACCATTGATTTCTCCCCGTTCGCCTCTCCGGCCCTGCCCGCGACACGCCTTGAAAGTATAGAATCCGATAAATACGATCTGGCGACAAAGTATTACGACTTTGAGACAATGCTGACCATGCCCAAACCCCGCCGAGTCGCCGTCAGGCTTGAACTGGACTGGCCCTACAAGCGCCACGCCGCCACCTTTGCCGGCACGCTGCGGTATGCCCAGGAGCACGGCTGGCAATCGACCGTGGACGAGTTCGTCGAGGACACCGTCGCCCGGCGCGGCAATGCACTGCCTTACGATGGCGTCATCGCCCGGGCGAGCACGAAGCTCGCCTCGCTCGCCGCGCGGCTGAAGCTGCCCGTTGTGAACGTCTGGACCAGTTCCCCAGTCTGGAATCGCCTGCCGGGAGTGTTTCCGAATTATCCCGCGATGGGGCGTATGCGCGCCGAGCACCTGCTGTCCCGGGGCCTTCGCCGGGCTGCGGCGCTGACGACCGACCACGACCGCGGGCAGGTCATGGAGGCCAAGGCGTTCATCGATACGCTGCAGGAGGCCGGCTGCCAGTGCAACGCCGAGACGATCTCCCTCGAAGCGGCTTCCTCCGTGAACGAATGGCGCAAGTCCGAACGCACGATCGCCGACTGGATGGACGGCTGGAAACTTCCGATCGGAGTGTTTGTCAGCGTCGAATCGCACGGCCGAATCGTGGCCCAGGCGTGTCGTAACCGAGGCTGGCGCGTTCCTGAAGATGTGGCGATCATCACCGGCCAGAACGAAGAAACGCTGTGCGAAGGCCTGCGACCCACACTCAGCAGCATCGAGATCGGCTACGACCGGATTGGTTACGAGGCGGCCCTGTTGCTCGATCGACTGATGGACGGGCAGGCCCCGCCGAAGGAGCCGATCCTGATTTCGCCGATGGGTCTTGTCGTCCGTGAATCGACCGACTTCTTCGCCGCCGAAGATTCACTCATCGCCGCCGCACTCACATTCATCGCGGCGAACAGCCATCAGCAGATCGGCCAAGACGACGTGGCCCGCGCCGTCGCGACTGAAATTCGTACGCTCCAAAGGCGATTCCAGAAGCACCTGAATCGGTCCATCGCGAGCGAGATTCGCCGGGTGCGTATCGAGCGTGCTAAGCGTGAACTCGCGCAGGGGGGTCGTTCGATCAAGGAGATTGCCCGGGATACCGGCTTTGGCGAGGCGCCGCGCATGTACGAAGTGTTCCAGCGGGAACTGGGTGTCACGCCGGGCCAGTATCGACGTGAACGGCAGGTACCGACGGACGAGCGAGCGCCGTGATCGGCGACCGTCAGATCTCCCCCACCAGGCCCTGGAAGTCCGACAGCAAACATGGCCCACCCCAACCGCTCTCAGCGCATGCCGATTCTCTGCAGCCACTTCAGTGCCGCGTCCGGCCATGCCTTGGCGTCCTTCGTGCAGTGCAGCGCGTAGCCGTGGCCGCCGGTCGGATAGAGCAGGAACTCGTGCGGCACCTTGGCTTCGTCGAGTGCGGCGTGATAGATCCGGCTGCCGACGACGTGCGTTTTGTCGTCCTCGCTGTGGACGATCAGCGTCGGCGGGATCTTTGCCTTCAGGTTCAGGTCGTCGGCGACCTTGCCGTCCTTGCCGAGATATGCCGGGTACACCAGCACGGCAAAATCCGGCCGGCAGCTTTGCTCGTCGGACGCATCGATCGCCGTATAGGCACGGCGATCGAACAGGTTGCTCGCCTTGGCCGACAGGTTGCCGCCGGCCGAGAATCCGATCACGCCGAGGCGTTTGGGGTCGATCTTCCACGCCGCCGCATTGGCCCGGGCAAGGCTCAGGGCGCGCTGAACATCCTGCAGCGCACCGTCGCGATTGTTGGGATTGCGATACTTCAGCACCACCGCCGTGATGCCGACGGAGTTCAGCCAGGCGGCGATCTCCGTTCCTTCCTTGTCGATGACGACGTAGCTGTAGCCGCCGCCGGGGCAAACGATCATCGCCGGTGCGGCGGCATCACCGCCGGGTGCCGGGAACACCGACAGGGTGGGCCGGCTGACGTTGGTGATGCGGTGGAAACCATCGGTCGATGGCGTCCTCTCCTTCTCCGGCTCGGCGGCGGCGCGACCGGGCATTTTTCCCTCCGGCCATACGTCGACCGTCTTCGCCGCGACCAAAGCGGCAGGCTTCGTCGCCTGCGCCGGTGCAGATTGAACGACGAATAGAACCGAAGTGATGGCGAATACCGGGATCGCAAATCGGAAGTTCATCGTTGTGCTCGTTATGCGTGCATGCAAGGTGATCGATCTGGTGCGTTTCACGTCCCTCACGTCGGAACATCTCGCGGCAATGCCGGTGACGGCAAATGGCGATGTAAACACCGAGCCTTGCCTCGCAACTTCAGCGATTCGCCGCAGGGCAAGCCTCGCCCGGTCGTGCTGACCTGCGATCATGATTTGAAAGAGAGGAAGTGTTCCCGAGAGGTACTGAACATGCAAGCAATTCCCCGGGGAATATTCACTTTGCGGGCGCAAGCGGCGTAACAGGCGGCGCAT is part of the Humisphaera borealis genome and encodes:
- a CDS encoding DUF1552 domain-containing protein, with amino-acid sequence MTTRRDFLKSTIAGTGAAMLPASISQAMAAPAIGQPPMRFIFMHKGNGLFPSVMVPPSLSKEDLAKENRKESFTVDLARHELPSWMSALNAHKEHMTILQGLSGKMCTTGHHTWQSSLGVYAANERLSSIKWATVDFELARMFPSPLEHIELACFPIDGGNARGNIFGIEKGFSARGPQQPNYAFGSPKVAINELFKAVSSNEADRVRYQLERKVLDFSAANQGGLGRELTGLELAKVQNYAVAMEDIRRRNSKLESMGDVIGRNLPKLDKKFLADDLTTIDCQIGHTEILLSALISGMTNVVAFTVDELGTLYSGVPGLEAEKINQHDVGHGKSVGTLKAEEVREAICKRHMALIDTIVRRLKSVPDGKGTLFDNTMLFYFPDNGETHHSTGIEWPYLVLSGRNAKLDIAGRYIRLPYWGTAGHKTIGNWFTTILNAYGNPIKHYGDLDLGLNKFTPDQTGPIRQFLS
- a CDS encoding DUF1588 domain-containing protein; this encodes MARQMCLTLLVTLVLSGSVRGADQAATPAEGAVPQPVQEVLRTYCVDCHGQSKSKGQVRLDTLSALDSKVRLDLMNKVQEQIHFAEMPPDDQKQPSPAERKLLADWVRGELIRSNAPLIEDKLRYPDYGNAVDHDRLFGGSIQEKPYTPVRRWLVSPMIFKERVIDVFGLTGRERDTYSLNGASFYGVTNPFILPDRSGIRDYAITPLDGGHLLVMLNNAQWISHKQIRAARVKKGDFKADFFENRADRFAPSTPAAFETIILNPAKPTDDALVTAIQTQFSRTLQRPATDTEVAKYLALTRSAIDLAGNTEGLRQMLVAVLLESEFLYRMEFGAGPTDAAGRRMLSPREAGFAISYALGDRGPDAVLVKAAAEGRLGTKDDYKREVLRLLADKTYYKGRIDYGINDSDFVSHPKIVRFFREFFGYPNAVKVFKDKNRSGGYYDNPGRGSSATPGRLISEADRIVALHVEQDRNVFENLLTTDRYFMYHNVDNEKGLKIVADWKELYDTLKDTDWRKNPDKVAAQYADLLKKNRVDFAPTGRGAHSNTLTRVMQHLSYTLGKGNTPFTTFPWAHGNQFRYSQSYSLPATPGVNGQYGEDDDLNYPVVQPFQIANRKGILTHPAWLIAHSSNFHTDPIRRGRWIQEKLLAGRVPDVPITVDAKVPEDPHKTFRQRVESVTGEAQTACWKCHQHMNPLGYPFEYYDDFGRYRKAEPLENPENLVAKSKDKYGADTYKTKAVETSGYLRGTGDPKLDGPVTDALEMIDRLSKSARVRQSIIRHAFRFYLGRNEMLSDSQTLIDADKAYVESGGSFNAVIVSLLTSDSFMYRK
- a CDS encoding sialate O-acetylesterase, with amino-acid sequence MQSKQIRINHSPKAFVSATLPFVALAIAFLAGASAARAAADTDAKQPLPRPDGKPADMTKPVQVFILMGQSNMVGLGKVTGGEGSLENAVKTKNKYPHLIDDAGQWTERKDVRNVRVMVGKGGGMQLFNNEWMAVKGKTMGPEYGIGHPVGNAIEAPVMILKSCIGNRALGWDLLPPGSEQFEFEGKIYAGYKQSPDSWLKGSEPKPIAWYAGKQYDDDTANAKKVLAELDKYYPGATKYEVAGFFFWQGERDGGSAALSSRYEQNLVRFIKQLRKDFDAPKAKFVLATLGEATKGSGGNGGKVLEAQLAVDGNAGKYPEFKGNVATVYANPLSKGGSGNSHYNGNAETYMDVGEAMGHAMVKLLKE
- a CDS encoding beta strand repeat-containing protein, which produces MVPMRIQRRIKSGKKSFGLNDFESVHHASGATGGSSPDKTRRVGFRRQAFAIAAAHSLAAVALTQFAASSAQATTYYWDNNGGTSLFGTAAGTWSSAGTVGSGTQGWSTDASGLTAPTGTITTASTDNATDSLNFGTATANSLLAGTVTVSGTVQSGDITFGAGAGAIIVSGGTINLTAVETITVNSAVGTLQSISSTLSGAGTNFTKAGVGLLALTHTTNTFNPGEITISGGILRIGNNTATTLNSGSYGGNITNNGTLQIWSSSNQTLSGIISGSGGINKAYGGSLTLSGANTYTGRTSFVPQSTTGFTVNVSSFNSVVGGTASSSLGAPTTVANGTIDVGSGTAQAGVNVTYTGSGEITDRVMNIVFNGTSSQTITANNTSGLLRFTSAFTASPATTGQLILRGTGAAQIDQGLPQLSSGGLNKNDAGTWTLGGSGLFTGATTIAAGTLSLSSATALQNSPFSTASVAGGASAGLQIATTTLTLGGITGSNTFSSRFRTAGGYTALTTLTLNPGTGATPSYASDIGNGNGSMGLTKTGVGTQTFTAAQTYTGDTSITAGTLAISSTGSLNNTAITVSNSGSVFLVAPGAGTVGLGTTGAGTAGATLNLNGSGTVFSMVDGTAGGTTNLQQQASFSGTALTLNNATLNFELSGATADKLALTNANATASVTGTNIINLTPLAALTVGSTSNLITTAAGAGGLSTGGTFQFATGLTTGVAGFGGTNYQVTLNNAANAVSVTVAAAPSTMTWTGQVLGNGATDASWNTSASTNWVLGTTPVGFANGNAVTFQDTNTVTAGNVAAASLAVVIQAAGVSPSATTFNNSAVNYTVSGGGIGGTGGLTKSGSGTVSLTTANTYTGPTIINDGRLQLGNGGASGTLSTSSTLTVNAGGNLAFNNNNADFTVTAGTQFASAITGAGSLTMVAGSISLQPLSGNYSGGFTLLGGTVYVGANASAIGTGTLTLAGGTFSSSFTGSAGQTLTTTNANIWSGNFSLNGRVTSMTWNNNGTVLLSGGSRTVTGVTSPTLNLGNIISDGGNNYGLTFTTMTAVTLSGANTYGGGTTMNSGTLNINNSGTGGTSSAIGTGALNLGGATIDSTSGSVTLSTNNVFNFTANTIFTGTNSLSNGTGNFTINGTRTITVSANKLTLGGNQTNVVAGGIVKAGAGTLALLGSGVQTGAATISAGVLEVGVINNAGTPGGSSVGNVATAAANLLMSNGTTLRYVGSANATTDRAFTINGTAAGDGATIESSGVGTLSYTGAVALAYGTAAQTRTLTLGGTNTGANTFGKVIANNTTGATTLTKSGVGTWVLSANNTYTGGTNINAGILNLGIVQSGTGGPLGGTGTVASLGIIAFGGGTLQFSASNTTDYSSRFSTGATQAFNIDTNNQTVNWGTGNASSGGTLTKLGLGTLNITTGSNAFTGATTINGGTLQVTTLADSGTNSGIGKGDATAATLVFGGGTLLHNAANVATTNRLFTIGNASGLTATLDSSAVSSTNIMNFTNTGALGLGGSGARTLTLQGSNIGSNALAAVIGDGAGGVTAVVKSGLGTWSLTNANTYSGGTTITAGTLLVNNTSTLESGTGTGALQVDAAGTIGGSGSIAGPLTLAGAISPGNSVGTLTTANETWSRGGSYVWEIKDANGDDALPGNTLANQGTSWDLLEINGTLNIDTSTGPQFTIFLKTLNNTTPGAAADFNPASDYTWTIARTTSGVSNFNAALFSLDTSGFVGETGDFAITESGGNINISYTAVPEPGSIGTLAVAGIGLLARRRGRRLRETV